caattgaaatcttGCTTCTGTTAGATGAcacattttttctaaaagagGCACCACCCACACTaagatttttttcatttgttttttaattttaatgttgtgTAAATTCTTGACagcctttgtgaagattcatgTAAATTGTGCCTTCACATTCCAACCCTCTTTAAAAGTACATTAAATTGCAACTCCCTTCAAAATctcaataaaatcatattttaatgattttctgCAAATTGGGATAGCTACGGacaataaaactcaattttagAGGTTTTGTACAACAGATGATAGTCAAAACCTTGATTTATTTAGCccgtttaaattaaaaatcctATTAGGTTCATgatacaaaattcaaaaaaattcaatGGTTATGTACAAAATGAAAATCTTTATTTTGACTTTAgctttttttattgattatttctttatttgtttggtCATGCTTTTTATGAGAAATTTGGTTAGAGAGTTGGGGTTAGATTGGGTTGGATTGAAGTTGGGATTAGAGATTTGGATTAGGGTTTGGGTTCGGGTGGGTTGGTTGGTTGGTTGAGGTTGTGTTTGGGATGGGGTTGGTTGGGTTCGGGTTGGATTGGGTTTGGGTTGGATTGGGTTTGGGTTTTGGGTTGCGTTAGATTGGGTTGGTTTGGGTCTGGGTTGAGTTGGgtttgggttgggttgggttgggtttgaGTTGGGTTCGATTCGGTTGAGTTCGGTTTGATTGGGTTGAGTTGGATTTGGTTCGGTTTGGTTCAGTTCCTTTTAGAATGGACCAAATCTAGAATGAACCAAATCTAGAATGAAAGTCTTGAAAAGATCATGGTATATAAAGAGGCAAAAATGATGTTTGTTTAATTAATGCTAAGTGTCTAAGACATGATGGTTTTATGTTGTGTTTTGGGATTTTTTAAGAGAGGTTGAGTCAACTCTTTAAAGAAGATGGATATGAAAGATCACTTGATTTGAtgttaaggttttttttttttgctttactcgattttattaaaaaactttaagtgtatgttttaaaatttgatatggttttaaattttaaaaataaagtaatataattattcttacataattatgttaaaaaaaattatgtatcaaataaacttaatttattctatttgatatatttaaatatctttaaaactttgtttaataCGTTTAAACGTCGATCTAAAACGAATGCGTTACCatgtgaatataaaattatgcatAATATGTGAAAAGATTTAATAACATTggattaaaaaatttgtattaatttattttaaaaacttgaaaatcataatatattaaaacatgcGATGTAATCAAGTTTCAGTttgacatttaaatttaataactacaaacatttttaactatacattttaaaaatacaatataaaagaCTAAAAAACGATAGTAAAATCCAACactatgatatttatttaaaataatcatatactGATGTTTATTTAACGAAATTATGAAAAGAAACTAACTATAAATTACTAGTTATCCATGTCTCCCacatttattagttttattaacaGAGTAGAAGAAAATATGGGATAAGTGTAATTAAATATTGCCATGTTTTAACACGTAAATAACTAAGATTATTGTGCAATGatataattctttatttattacataaacaagtatatttcattttaaacactcattccatatCCGAGCTACTAAATTATGATGCTTGGTAGCCATTGCGTTTGGCAGATTGCGAAAATGTTCACTTCATGGCGCCGGCGGAATTACAATAGCTGAAACAATAACATATACCATcacttatttctttctttacatTTATGATATTGAccattataataataaagatttaatataattttatcatttactTAATTTGTATTCaatgtaattattatattttctacaaaGAATCAATATTGTTTAAAGGTTAATAACTCtgttaatacaattatttatttttttatatgtttactGTCCAATCTTAAAAACAAAACGGAATGAATGATATTAACACTTATCTAATATAACAGATTgagtttttctaaaataatatatgaactatatttaattaaaaacaaatagaaaaagaatattcaatcattactataattttaagaattaaaaatagtattaaaaaggacataagttaataaaaatattaaaaatttgaaaaaagcaatattttatattttttataacttaatttgttaataaaaacaaaaaactaataaGTAAACAAATTactgatataaaataaaacaatagttGAGAGGTTAATAAAGTGTACTTTTTGAGAAAGATTTTATTGTTATTCATCTAAATGAATCTTAAGAGTTATACAAAAATggttatttaatttctaaaccATCCAATTTATCTGTTtacaataaaaattcaaaagattGTAGGTAAAATATGTTTCTGAACTAAATTGAATGTAAAGGTTAAAAATATCtcatattattttgtttgtttataacatttattatataaataacacaaaaatcattCATTAATTGTTTATATGAAAACATAATTTTGCTATAACCCTAAAGAATTTTAAGCAGAAAATGTTAATTACCTCCGCAATGCATTCCTGCGGGAAGATTCAAACCACAAGAGCGTCCCATGAACACAGCTTTTGGAATACTGACAAGGCTTGCAACTTCTTTGGTAATGAGTTTGCAAGCACATGGCACATTGAATTGTTTCAGCACTGCACAGCAAGCTGCTGAAGGTTTAATCTTTGGTCCTGTTTTCTGCACATACTGTTGGCACTGCGATATCAGATCTGGCAAACTTCCTCCACATTGCGCAGAAACCTCTTTTGTGTTACAGATTAAACATCCTGCGATCACTAACATTGTCAGTGTCAAATACGTGCTGCCACTTCCCATTTTTTCTCTCAGGTTTGTACGATAAATCCCTCAATTCTGTCACAACGATGCTTACAAAATTTGCGCCAATGTGAATGAGTTGGTGAAcatttatatatgtatagatGTGCGAATACGAATAAACACAATTTCGATTGTTTCGGTTTTTTTAATGAGGTTGTTGTGACTTTTGCTTTCTTTACAAATGCTACTTCCATAGTCAAAACAATATCGTGAGAAACTACGCCGATTACCATAGAATTGAACGTGTCTGAAATTACCCAAATGATCCTGCATGTGCTATGTTACAAGGAAAGAGAATCGTCAAATTGAGGATATAATTGTCGTTTAGCTTTACCTTTGCAGCATGGGAgaactaaaataaatagatagtTAATACTTAAGAGAAACATGGTATCGTTTCGTTAATACTAAGAGAAACAACACACATGTTATTCTTATTAGGTTTTTGTTTGTTGGAAAGCAAATAGCGAGAAAAGCATTTGTTTGAAGTGAATGACAAATCATGCAGCAGTTTATGCTTTAGGCGGCTGAAAGGAAATAAAAGGATGGAGAAAAAAATGCTATGCCATTTTTACTTCATccaaatgttaattttattgtCCCGAAAATTTTCAAGGGAATTTTTTACCATAATAATGGActtaaaatgtgttttataGAGCTAAAATCAAAGGTTACCATGTgcacataaaagaaaaattgtgtttgATCTATATCTTGTATGCCCAATACTCTAGATTGGGTTTTGCCCGAAGCTGTATCCAAacacttttaataaatataaaaaaaaaactatagtttacctttttatttatgCACCCCTTTCATATTCTTActttcttctatatttttacCAAGTTACATTGtattatttgtataaacaaTGCTTAAGGGGTGAAATAAAGTGACCGGAGCAAGATCATAAACCTTTTCGTTATGAAAGCGGTATTTGGAAAACAAAAGGGGCGTAGATAGCAAATGCCAAACTATAGCCTCCCAAAACTAATATGGTTGAAAGCAATCTTGGGTCCAACAGTATAAAgaaatgttatttgttttttttatgtgataCGTTTGTAGTTATGAATGGtctatgataattattttatattgattatctatttataatgttttatttagtaGTTTACATTATTATATGAGATGTTACAATTTATGATGTGTTAAAAAATGgagtataaaaaaatacaagaatgaaaaaagtattttttaaatggaaaaTTAATACTTTTTGTCTAAAAGTTATGAAGGTAATGTATGTATGGTAAAATAATCACTTTTTATTTGTtagcattttatttttctaagtgTAGTTATTATTaaggtaaaattatatttaaaaaacatagtATATCTGTTTGTGGTAATAAAAGGATTGAACTCTTTACTAAACATGTGAACATGAAGAGTGGTTATGAGTATTGTAAGAGTTTTGTGTGTGTTTATCACATGGTTGACcttgaaatgtaattttttttttcttttttttatagtcaatttggttaatttgatatattatcaaaactaaaaattacgGAAATTACAATATTGCAAAGAACTTCTTTTTGTAATATAGTCTGAGATACTgttttaataagtatttaatattttgtaatagaTATTTACAATTTTGAAGTGTTACACCTCGTACATgcatttgaataaaaataacttttatttatttcttcatGTAATAAGAAGATTATTATTGACAAATGTAGATTAAATTAACTAGAGAATGTGCATTTTCGAATGAATTGGCtgaataaatattaagatatgcATTTGTTAGctgataattatatatatatatatatatatatatatatatatatatatatatatatatatatataatatgctTTTAAATTGAGTTTTGTTTCGGGTCTAAATTTGaagtatttataaaatactttttcacATCTTCTCGAGTTATCTTGATTGTTTTGAATATACTTAGTCAAATTTTTTTCAGGTTCTTAATGTTCAAATTCTATATAAGTATGAATACCTGTCAAAAAAATTTTcaagttaataatttaattcatcgaaaccatattcaaattttaaattcacaataaatataatcactATCTTCTCacatttgatttatatttataagttttgtaataaacttataattaataacatgATATTCAGGAtctaatatctaataaataaatgttaccaaaaaaatttgattataaattgtACTTATAGCTGATTAGGACTAGAAATTATCTAATTTCAGTTATTTTTCTGTCATCAGATGCCTATACCGTACGATTAGACACTACGATCATACGGTATAACTTTAAATACCTTGTATTCATATGTTACTTTCTAAGATCATGGATGTATTTG
The Vigna angularis cultivar LongXiaoDou No.4 chromosome 5, ASM1680809v1, whole genome shotgun sequence genome window above contains:
- the LOC108339486 gene encoding uncharacterized protein LOC108339486 translates to MGSGSTYLTLTMLVIAGCLICNTKEVSAQCGGSLPDLISQCQQYVQKTGPKIKPSAACCAVLKQFNVPCACKLITKEVASLVSIPKAVFMGRSCGLNLPAGMHCGAIVIPPAP